One Fibrobacter sp. UWB5 DNA segment encodes these proteins:
- a CDS encoding NifU family protein has translation MSEENLSQAPCNEMSQKLQEIAKAPKYRGAIFQIEADEKGLALVDVKEASLKVYLMIDPECDKILETRFFTYGGPIFTALADTFCKKIQMATIDEACAITAESLELELRDTPDVPAIAATAPEIKQMNTLIKRVYDVYPEKKATAILVREKMERIKYRTQTAEGRAEADAEWNALTKVQKIEKIEAWLHQSVRGMLQGDGGDVEILDLTEDNRLKIRYQGACAGCGSAMGGTLFYIEDELKNNVYYNLIVEPEDPLDNIQQNEMSDADRNLAGLDDNNPPPSLF, from the coding sequence ATGAGTGAAGAAAACCTGAGTCAAGCACCCTGTAACGAAATGTCCCAAAAATTGCAAGAAATTGCCAAGGCTCCCAAATACCGTGGCGCCATTTTCCAGATTGAAGCCGACGAAAAAGGCCTTGCCCTGGTCGACGTAAAAGAAGCTAGTCTTAAAGTCTATTTGATGATCGATCCGGAATGCGACAAGATTCTGGAAACCAGGTTCTTTACCTACGGCGGCCCGATTTTTACCGCTCTTGCAGACACCTTCTGCAAAAAGATTCAGATGGCGACCATCGACGAAGCCTGCGCCATTACCGCCGAAAGCTTGGAACTCGAACTCCGCGACACGCCGGACGTGCCTGCCATTGCTGCAACCGCGCCCGAGATCAAGCAGATGAATACGCTGATCAAGCGCGTTTACGATGTGTACCCCGAAAAGAAGGCGACAGCCATTCTAGTTCGCGAAAAGATGGAACGCATCAAGTACCGCACGCAAACCGCCGAAGGCCGCGCCGAAGCGGACGCCGAATGGAATGCCCTCACCAAGGTTCAGAAGATTGAAAAAATCGAGGCCTGGCTGCACCAGTCCGTACGCGGCATGCTCCAGGGCGACGGCGGCGACGTTGAAATTCTCGACTTGACCGAAGATAACCGCCTGAAAATCCGCTACCAGGGCGCATGTGCCGGTTGCGGTTCTGCCATGGGCGGAACGCTCTTCTACATTGAAGACGAACTGAAGAACAATGTTTATTACAACCTGATTGTGGAACCCGAGGACCCGCTCGACAACATCCAGCAGAACGAAATGTCCGATGCGGACCGAAATTTGGCCGGTTTAGACGATAACAATCCGCCCCCCAGCCTTTTCTAA